From Flavipsychrobacter sp., a single genomic window includes:
- a CDS encoding sigma-70 family RNA polymerase sigma factor has translation MQHTDNNTVHHKLAPDMWVENYGDMLYSFVASRISDKEVAKDIVQDVFVSAWNGRLGYKGEASEKNWLFTITRNKIIDHYRKAANNPLVSIEDKDSEGFFDLENNLHWVNDSKPKDWGVNYTDTIETKEFYKVLSHCKDALQEQQQAVFVMKHMEDLSTKDICKVLNISASNYWVLMHRAKLQLRKCIEKSWFDKY, from the coding sequence ATGCAACATACAGATAATAACACAGTGCATCATAAATTAGCACCCGATATGTGGGTAGAGAACTATGGAGATATGCTTTATAGTTTTGTTGCATCAAGAATTTCTGATAAAGAGGTAGCAAAGGATATTGTGCAAGATGTTTTTGTTAGTGCATGGAATGGACGGCTAGGATATAAAGGTGAGGCTTCTGAAAAGAACTGGCTGTTTACAATCACAAGAAATAAGATAATAGATCATTATAGAAAGGCTGCTAATAATCCATTAGTATCTATTGAAGACAAGGATTCGGAAGGTTTTTTTGATCTTGAAAATAATTTGCATTGGGTAAATGATAGTAAACCCAAAGATTGGGGAGTGAATTATACAGATACAATAGAAACAAAAGAGTTTTATAAAGTATTGTCTCATTGTAAAGACGCATTGCAAGAGCAACAACAGGCCGTTTTTGTAATGAAGCATATGGAAGACCTCAGTACAAAAGATATTTGTAAGGTATTGAATATATCAGCGTCTAATTACTGGGTATTGATGCATAGGGCAAAATTACAATTGCGCAAATGCATTGAAAAAAGTTGGTTTGATAAATATTAA
- the rny gene encoding ribonuclease Y, whose product MESTTIIVAVVSVVAILIGILLGKLIFAKNTKKDIEDAERQAQKIIEDAKEHGDTLKEKKLLEAKERFLELKSKHDSEVSKKNKRIAEEENKIKQQKQSVNDKEASVQKQINEYDRLKKNLESQLEVVNIKRTELEKHKEEHIKSLEKVANLSADEAKAELIEVVKEEARTKAMAHVKEIMEEAKQNATKEAKKIVIQTIQRTAAEQAIDNAITVFNLESDEIKGQIIGREGRNIRALEAATGVDLIIDDTPEAIVLSCFDPFRREIARLSLQRLVQDGRIHPARIEEVVEKTKKQLEEQIMEIGERAIIELGIHGLHKDLVRLIGKMRFRSSYGQNLLMHSKETANLCATMAAELGLGQKVVKLAKRAGLLHDIGKVPDEESELSHALLGAKVAERCGEHAAVVNGIGAHHDEMEMTYIISPIVQACDAISGARPGARREMMQSYLQRIKDLEALATAYDGVEKAYAIQAGRELRVIVEAEKVSDKDSDTLSFQIADKIQKEMQYPGQIKVTVIRELRAVNIAR is encoded by the coding sequence ATGGAATCGACGACTATAATTGTTGCTGTCGTATCGGTAGTAGCAATCTTAATAGGTATATTACTTGGTAAACTAATATTTGCAAAAAACACTAAAAAAGACATAGAAGACGCTGAAAGACAAGCACAAAAAATAATAGAAGACGCTAAAGAACACGGAGATACACTAAAAGAGAAAAAATTACTAGAAGCTAAAGAACGCTTTTTAGAACTGAAGAGTAAGCATGATAGTGAAGTCTCTAAGAAGAATAAAAGAATAGCTGAGGAAGAGAATAAGATCAAGCAGCAAAAACAAAGTGTTAATGACAAAGAAGCTTCTGTTCAAAAGCAAATAAATGAATACGATAGGTTAAAGAAAAACCTAGAAAGCCAACTAGAAGTAGTTAATATTAAGCGTACAGAGCTTGAAAAGCATAAAGAAGAGCACATAAAAAGCTTAGAAAAAGTAGCTAACCTATCTGCCGATGAAGCAAAAGCTGAATTGATAGAAGTGGTAAAAGAGGAAGCTCGTACCAAGGCAATGGCTCACGTGAAAGAGATCATGGAGGAGGCTAAGCAAAATGCTACGAAAGAGGCTAAGAAAATAGTTATTCAAACAATACAGCGTACAGCTGCTGAGCAAGCTATTGATAATGCCATTACAGTCTTTAATTTGGAGAGTGATGAAATTAAAGGTCAGATAATAGGTAGAGAAGGACGTAATATACGCGCACTCGAAGCTGCTACAGGTGTTGACTTGATCATAGATGATACTCCTGAGGCAATAGTATTAAGTTGCTTTGACCCGTTCCGTAGAGAGATAGCGAGATTGTCACTACAAAGATTAGTTCAAGATGGACGTATACATCCTGCGCGTATTGAAGAAGTGGTGGAAAAGACGAAGAAGCAGCTTGAAGAGCAAATAATGGAAATAGGGGAGCGTGCAATAATAGAATTAGGTATTCATGGTTTGCATAAAGACCTAGTGCGTCTTATTGGTAAGATGCGTTTCCGTTCTTCTTATGGGCAGAACTTATTGATGCACTCTAAAGAAACGGCGAACCTTTGTGCTACAATGGCCGCAGAACTTGGTCTTGGGCAGAAGGTGGTTAAACTAGCTAAAAGAGCAGGTTTGTTGCATGATATAGGTAAAGTGCCTGATGAAGAATCAGAATTAAGCCATGCGTTGCTAGGTGCTAAAGTAGCTGAAAGGTGTGGTGAGCATGCTGCCGTAGTTAACGGTATTGGTGCACACCATGATGAAATGGAAATGACTTACATTATATCTCCTATAGTACAGGCATGTGATGCTATAAGCGGTGCAAGACCTGGCGCACGTAGAGAGATGATGCAGAGTTATCTACAACGTATTAAAGATCTGGAAGCGCTTGCTACAGCATATGATGGTGTTGAAAAGGCTTATGCGATACAAGCAGGTAGAGAATTGCGTGTAATTGTAGAAGCAGAAAAAGTAAGTGATAAGGATAGTGATACATTATCATTCCAAATAGCAGATAAGATACAGAAGGAAATGCAATATCCTGGTCAGATAAAAGTAACAGTGATCAGAGAGTTGAGAGCTGTGAATATCGCTAGGTAA
- a CDS encoding C40 family peptidase yields MVLAYAYSIVFAAPLRAEPSHRAEMVSQILFGERVEIIEINEEEWAQVRCEWDDYIGWCKAGQLDIVTRKEYIKVPKHITYRHCDKIVFDNQEQMLPLGAELFGLKGSKALINNQQGKFKGKKKAVDELSPSTGGIIAAALQFINAPYLWGGRTASGIDCSGLSQMAYKLCGMAISRDASQQAQEGETVDFLLNAQGGDLAFFDNEAGNITHVGLLMDNQQIIHATDTSGKVVVDRIDQGGIISKILRKRTHNLRVIKRLF; encoded by the coding sequence ATGGTACTTGCATACGCATACAGTATAGTATTTGCAGCCCCACTTAGAGCAGAACCTTCTCATAGAGCCGAGATGGTATCACAAATATTGTTTGGCGAAAGAGTGGAAATCATAGAAATAAATGAGGAAGAATGGGCTCAAGTGAGATGCGAGTGGGATGATTATATAGGTTGGTGTAAAGCAGGACAGCTAGATATAGTAACTAGGAAAGAATATATTAAAGTTCCTAAACACATAACTTATAGGCATTGCGACAAAATTGTCTTTGACAATCAGGAGCAAATGTTACCATTAGGTGCTGAATTATTTGGGCTAAAGGGTAGCAAAGCATTGATAAACAACCAACAAGGTAAGTTTAAAGGAAAGAAGAAAGCCGTAGACGAGTTGAGCCCTTCCACAGGAGGTATTATTGCAGCCGCTTTACAATTTATCAATGCCCCTTACTTATGGGGAGGGCGAACTGCATCTGGCATAGACTGTTCGGGACTTAGCCAAATGGCTTATAAACTTTGTGGGATGGCTATTAGCAGAGATGCTAGCCAACAGGCTCAAGAGGGGGAGACCGTAGACTTCCTATTAAATGCCCAAGGAGGAGATTTAGCTTTTTTTGACAACGAGGCTGGAAATATTACCCATGTTGGTCTACTTATGGATAATCAACAGATAATACATGCTACCGACACTAGTGGCAAAGTAGTTGTAGACCGGATAGACCAAGGTGGTATTATTAGCAAAATTTTGAGAAAACGCACACACAACTTACGTGTTATCAAGCGTTTATTTTAG
- the infC gene encoding translation initiation factor IF-3: MQRRNRGKRYFKPRQQKEHRTNDEITAREVRVVGENIESDVYPIAEALKIAQDAGVDLVEISPNAKPPVCKVIDYNKFLYDKKKREKEQKAKAKQSEVKEIRFTPNTDEHDFDFKAKHADKFLQEGNKVKCYVQFKGRAIMFQERGELLLLKFAERLADVGSLESMPKMEGRRMIAIFTPKKKK, translated from the coding sequence ATGCAAAGAAGAAACAGAGGTAAAAGATATTTTAAACCAAGGCAACAAAAAGAGCACCGTACTAACGACGAGATAACAGCTAGAGAGGTGCGTGTAGTAGGCGAAAACATTGAGTCAGACGTATATCCGATAGCAGAAGCCCTAAAGATAGCACAAGATGCAGGTGTAGATCTTGTTGAAATATCTCCTAACGCTAAACCTCCTGTTTGTAAAGTAATTGATTACAATAAGTTTCTTTACGATAAAAAGAAGCGTGAAAAAGAACAAAAGGCTAAAGCAAAGCAATCTGAAGTAAAAGAAATTCGTTTTACTCCTAATACAGATGAACACGACTTTGATTTTAAAGCAAAGCACGCTGATAAGTTTTTGCAAGAAGGTAATAAGGTGAAGTGTTATGTGCAGTTTAAGGGTCGTGCTATTATGTTCCAAGAAAGAGGAGAGCTGTTACTTTTAAAATTTGCAGAAAGATTAGCTGATGTAGGTTCTTTAGAATCAATGCCTAAAATGGAAGGTCGTAGGATGATTGCCATCTTCACACCTAAGAAAAAGAAATAA
- the thrS gene encoding threonine--tRNA ligase: MIKITLPDGAVREYEQGSTALDVAMSISEGLARKVLAAEVNGEVWDATRAIDTDATLKLLTWGEKDAKSTFWHSSAHLMAEALEALYPGVRLGIGPPIENGFYYDVDLGNRTIKEEDLAQIEKKMKELAKAKSEYIRKDISKADAIAYFKEKNDPYKLDLLENLPDGEITFYTQGGFTDLCRGPHIPNTGFIKAIKLMSIAGAYWRGDEKNKMLTRIYGITFPAQKELEEYLVLLEEAKKRDHRKLGKELELFAFSEKVGSGLPLWLPKGAMLRERLQQFLQKAQTESGYLPVITPHIGAKQLYVTSGHWDKYGEDSFKPINTPQEGEEFLLKPMNCPHHCEIYKSQPRSYKDLPLRLAEFGTVYRYEQSGELHGLTRVRGFTQDDAHLFCRPEQVKEEFKKVIDLVLYVFNSLSFTNYTAQVSLRDKEDRSKYIGSEENWAIAEQGIIEAAEEKGLNMVIEYGEAAFYGPKLDFMVKDAIGRSWQLGTIQVDYTLPERFELEYVDSDNSRKRPVMIHRAPFGSMERFIAILIEHCSGNLPLWLAPLQVKALPISEKFIPYAQEVATALKKAGITAEVDDRNEKIGKKIRETELMKVPYMLIIGEKEVNDGTVAVRKHGEGDQGTVTLSDFVKNITAEVAEQIKY; the protein is encoded by the coding sequence ATGATAAAAATTACATTACCAGATGGCGCCGTACGCGAGTACGAGCAAGGTAGTACAGCATTGGATGTAGCTATGTCAATAAGTGAAGGACTAGCAAGAAAAGTATTGGCAGCAGAAGTAAATGGAGAAGTATGGGATGCCACCCGTGCTATAGATACAGATGCAACATTGAAATTGCTGACATGGGGAGAGAAGGATGCGAAGTCGACTTTTTGGCACTCATCTGCACACCTAATGGCTGAAGCCTTAGAAGCGTTATACCCTGGTGTACGTCTTGGTATTGGTCCTCCAATTGAGAATGGTTTTTATTATGATGTAGACCTAGGAAATAGAACTATAAAAGAAGAAGACCTAGCTCAGATAGAAAAGAAAATGAAGGAGCTTGCTAAAGCTAAGAGTGAGTATATCCGTAAGGATATCTCTAAGGCTGATGCTATAGCTTATTTCAAAGAAAAGAATGATCCCTATAAATTGGACCTTTTAGAAAACCTTCCTGATGGGGAGATCACTTTCTATACTCAAGGTGGATTTACCGATTTGTGTCGTGGACCGCACATCCCTAATACTGGTTTTATCAAGGCTATAAAACTAATGAGTATTGCGGGTGCATATTGGAGAGGTGATGAGAAGAATAAGATGCTTACTCGTATCTATGGTATCACCTTCCCTGCTCAAAAAGAGCTGGAAGAGTACTTGGTATTGTTAGAAGAAGCGAAGAAAAGAGACCATAGAAAGCTAGGTAAAGAGTTGGAACTATTTGCTTTTTCTGAAAAAGTAGGTAGTGGTTTGCCTTTGTGGTTGCCTAAAGGAGCAATGCTTCGCGAACGGTTACAACAGTTCTTACAAAAAGCACAAACAGAAAGCGGTTATTTACCAGTAATAACTCCACATATAGGTGCTAAGCAGTTATACGTAACATCAGGCCACTGGGATAAATATGGTGAAGACAGTTTTAAACCGATCAATACACCACAAGAAGGTGAGGAGTTCTTATTAAAACCAATGAACTGCCCGCACCACTGTGAAATATATAAGTCGCAACCACGCTCTTACAAAGATCTACCACTTCGTTTGGCAGAGTTTGGTACTGTATACCGTTACGAGCAATCGGGTGAGCTTCATGGACTTACACGTGTACGCGGATTTACTCAAGATGATGCCCACTTGTTTTGTAGACCAGAGCAGGTAAAAGAAGAGTTTAAGAAAGTAATAGATCTCGTGTTGTATGTATTTAACTCTTTGTCATTCACTAACTATACTGCACAGGTATCTTTAAGAGATAAAGAAGATAGAAGTAAATATATAGGCTCTGAAGAAAACTGGGCGATAGCGGAACAAGGCATCATTGAAGCGGCAGAAGAGAAAGGTTTGAATATGGTGATCGAGTACGGAGAAGCAGCTTTTTATGGTCCTAAGCTAGACTTTATGGTAAAAGATGCCATAGGACGTAGCTGGCAATTGGGTACAATACAAGTAGACTATACACTCCCTGAGCGTTTTGAGCTGGAGTATGTAGACAGCGATAATAGTCGTAAACGTCCCGTAATGATTCATAGAGCACCATTTGGTTCTATGGAGCGTTTTATAGCTATACTTATAGAACACTGTAGCGGAAATCTTCCATTGTGGTTGGCTCCTTTGCAAGTAAAGGCATTGCCTATCAGTGAAAAGTTCATTCCATATGCACAAGAAGTGGCAACAGCATTGAAAAAAGCAGGTATAACTGCTGAAGTAGATGATAGGAATGAAAAAATAGGTAAGAAAATAAGAGAAACAGAGCTAATGAAAGTGCCTTACATGCTTATTATTGGTGAGAAAGAAGTTAATGATGGTACCGTTGCTGTTCGTAAGCATGGTGAGGGAGATCAAGGAACTGTAACCTTAAGTGATTTTGTTAAAAACATTACAGCCGAAGTAGCAGAGCAAATAAAGTACTAG
- a CDS encoding ABC transporter permease subunit, whose translation MLRLELYKIFKRPRTYISFGVVTAITCLIQLAMLADGKSFIQFILQSASNDFSIEGNVLNGYLITYIILQSLLIQIPLLVALVAGDLIAGEANMGTLRLLLTKPISRTRLVLVKFAAGLVYTMLLLIWFAIIGLGLSVLLFGSGDLINIKSDSIVFLLENEVLWRYGYAFGFAFLAMSTVTALAIFLSVLAENSVGPIIGTMGVIIVLMIFTNLELPLFNLVKPYLFTTHMIAWKGFFDAPIQYGEIMNSAIILVLYIIGFLLATIIIFNKKDIKS comes from the coding sequence ATGCTCCGGTTGGAATTATATAAAATATTTAAAAGACCCCGAACCTATATAAGTTTTGGTGTAGTTACAGCTATTACCTGTTTAATACAGCTGGCTATGTTGGCTGATGGCAAGAGCTTTATACAGTTCATCCTTCAATCAGCAAGCAATGATTTCTCCATAGAAGGCAATGTCCTGAATGGGTATTTGATCACCTATATCATTCTACAGTCATTATTAATACAGATACCGCTGTTGGTTGCATTAGTGGCAGGCGATTTGATTGCTGGGGAAGCTAATATGGGAACATTAAGGTTATTGCTAACCAAGCCTATATCGCGAACAAGACTAGTTTTGGTCAAGTTTGCAGCGGGCTTGGTATATACTATGTTGCTACTGATATGGTTCGCTATTATAGGTCTTGGGCTTTCGGTATTATTGTTTGGTAGCGGAGATCTTATCAATATCAAGAGCGACTCTATAGTGTTCTTATTAGAAAATGAGGTGCTATGGAGGTATGGATATGCATTTGGCTTTGCGTTTTTAGCTATGTCTACAGTCACTGCACTTGCTATATTTTTATCCGTCCTTGCAGAAAATTCAGTAGGTCCTATTATCGGTACTATGGGAGTCATTATAGTGTTGATGATCTTTACAAATCTAGAGTTGCCATTGTTTAATCTGGTAAAGCCATATCTGTTCACAACTCATATGATAGCATGGAAAGGCTTCTTTGATGCTCCTATTCAATATGGTGAGATTATGAATTCGGCTATTATTTTGGTGCTTTATATAATCGGGTTTTTATTGGCGACAATTATCATTTTCAATAAAAAAGATATCAAGTCATGA
- a CDS encoding ABC transporter ATP-binding protein, producing the protein MTEDITHIIEAKGLSKSFGSFQAVDDLSFSVEKGDVYGFLGQNGAGKSTTIRMITGLIKPSSGEVYINGQRFSNNNRSLLKHVGAIIERPDMYGFLSGLDNLKMFAKMSKVPIARSRIGEVLEIVGLSGRENDKVKAYSQGMKQRLGIAIALIHNPDLLILDEPTNGLDPQGIAEMRNLIVSLSKEHGKTILISSHLLYEIEQVANRMLIIHKGQKVVEGAVKELLNPNDTLMEIKMLPDDEVVNKLEKTQWGEYIKEMNSSSIVLKMHPRKMPALNKMLVAEGVHVLEIRSKHSLEAYFLSLTSNADAPVGII; encoded by the coding sequence ATGACTGAGGATATAACACATATAATAGAGGCAAAAGGTTTGTCAAAATCTTTTGGTTCTTTTCAAGCGGTAGACGACTTGTCTTTTTCGGTAGAGAAAGGAGATGTCTATGGGTTTCTTGGGCAGAATGGAGCAGGGAAGAGTACCACTATTAGAATGATCACAGGTTTGATAAAACCATCTAGTGGAGAGGTGTACATCAACGGTCAACGTTTTAGCAATAACAATAGAAGTTTATTAAAACATGTCGGTGCAATTATAGAACGACCTGACATGTATGGTTTCCTCTCAGGGCTGGATAATTTGAAGATGTTTGCAAAGATGAGCAAAGTGCCAATAGCTAGAAGTAGAATTGGGGAGGTGTTGGAAATAGTAGGCTTGTCAGGCAGGGAAAATGATAAAGTGAAGGCATATTCACAGGGGATGAAGCAGCGTTTGGGTATAGCTATTGCGTTGATTCATAATCCTGATTTGCTAATATTAGATGAGCCTACAAATGGTTTAGACCCTCAAGGTATAGCTGAGATGAGAAATTTGATCGTCAGTCTTAGTAAAGAACATGGTAAAACCATATTGATCTCATCACACCTTCTTTATGAAATAGAGCAAGTAGCTAATAGAATGCTCATCATTCATAAAGGGCAAAAAGTTGTAGAAGGTGCTGTTAAGGAATTGCTCAACCCTAATGATACATTGATGGAAATAAAAATGCTTCCTGATGATGAGGTAGTCAATAAACTGGAAAAAACACAATGGGGTGAGTATATTAAGGAGATGAATTCCTCTTCTATTGTTTTGAAAATGCACCCTAGAAAAATGCCTGCATTAAATAAGATGCTGGTAGCTGAAGGGGTACACGTTTTAGAAATTAGATCTAAGCACTCGTTAGAAGCATATTTTTTATCCTTAACAAGTAATGCCGATGCTCCGGTTGGAATTATATAA
- a CDS encoding HAMP domain-containing sensor histidine kinase → MRKVFPLIVVLITLSVLGIFFIQMSWIQNAVKLRQQQRAQDMEHAVTQIRESMYRLFLIKIGQVGYNDEESKQFYLKGFTTQKFTSDEISQIIERAVLKYNIKEPYEYVITNIFRMPISQSPGFDKEHYTKAKELTLTIDNNSYFFETLYLYVNDDKNTVMHSMGWYIAGSILFTTIILSAFALTIRTMFNQKKISEIKSDFINNMTHELKTPLATISLAIDSLTNEKVIHDTEKIKYYSSMIKDENKRMNKQVEKILQSARIEKQDVKLNLQELNAHQIISKVAQNLSLQIQEKEGQLNINLDAINHIVMADEVHFSNVVFNLLDNAIKYSNESPEITVSTKNNSNMLVVKVKDNGVGMNRETQARVFEKFYRAHTGNLHNVKGFGLGLSYVKAIVEAHGGKAKVESALGKGSTFSVYFPLANQA, encoded by the coding sequence ATGAGAAAAGTTTTCCCTTTAATAGTTGTACTTATTACCTTATCGGTATTGGGTATATTTTTCATTCAAATGTCTTGGATACAAAATGCTGTAAAACTTAGACAGCAACAACGTGCTCAAGATATGGAACATGCTGTAACACAGATCAGGGAATCCATGTATCGCTTATTCCTTATTAAAATAGGGCAAGTTGGCTACAATGATGAAGAATCAAAACAATTCTACTTAAAGGGATTTACGACTCAAAAATTCACTAGTGATGAGATCAGCCAAATAATAGAAAGAGCTGTTCTTAAATACAATATCAAAGAGCCTTATGAATATGTGATCACCAACATCTTCAGAATGCCCATATCTCAATCACCAGGGTTCGACAAAGAGCATTATACAAAAGCTAAAGAACTCACCCTTACAATAGATAACAATAGCTACTTTTTTGAAACACTTTACTTATATGTAAATGATGATAAAAATACCGTAATGCATAGTATGGGCTGGTACATAGCTGGTTCAATCTTATTTACAACTATTATACTTTCAGCTTTTGCTTTGACGATACGCACCATGTTCAATCAGAAAAAGATCTCTGAGATCAAGTCTGATTTTATCAACAACATGACTCATGAACTAAAGACTCCTTTGGCTACAATATCCTTAGCCATAGATTCTTTAACCAATGAGAAAGTAATACATGACACCGAAAAGATCAAGTATTACAGCAGTATGATCAAGGATGAGAACAAAAGGATGAACAAACAAGTAGAGAAGATCCTACAATCGGCAAGAATAGAGAAGCAAGATGTAAAACTAAACTTACAAGAGCTTAATGCACATCAAATAATTAGTAAAGTAGCTCAAAACCTTTCGTTACAAATACAAGAAAAAGAAGGACAATTGAACATAAACTTAGACGCTATTAATCATATCGTTATGGCAGACGAGGTACACTTCTCCAATGTTGTCTTCAACCTTTTAGACAATGCCATTAAATATTCTAACGAGAGCCCCGAAATAACCGTATCTACTAAAAACAATAGCAATATGCTAGTGGTAAAAGTAAAAGATAACGGAGTAGGCATGAATAGAGAAACACAAGCTCGTGTTTTTGAAAAATTCTATAGAGCTCATACTGGTAACCTACACAACGTTAAAGGTTTTGGACTTGGCCTAAGCTATGTTAAAGCCATAGTTGAAGCTCATGGAGGTAAAGCCAAGGTAGAAAGCGCATTAGGAAAGGGAAGCACCTTTTCCGTGTACTTCCCTTTAGCCAATCAAGCTTAA
- a CDS encoding carboxymuconolactone decarboxylase family protein, translating into MKMLNDTAKSLLEKLGIDADYSTVSLERLSAIDNRFLRDLKLNVGGVLGSKNFTTKESSLLALSVAINEKCEVLIMAFEKMAKAEGATEEEIAETFACTSLLNVNNVFYRFRHYMGNVDYYNNTPAGIRMSTMMNPVLGKEFFELMSLAVSALNGCQRCVTSHEHSVKEHGATEPRIYDAIRLASVIKSLTVLM; encoded by the coding sequence ATGAAGATGTTAAATGATACCGCTAAAAGTTTATTAGAAAAGTTAGGTATAGATGCGGACTACAGCACGGTAAGCCTGGAGCGCTTGTCGGCTATCGATAACCGTTTTCTTAGAGATTTAAAATTGAATGTTGGAGGTGTGCTAGGTAGTAAAAACTTTACTACAAAAGAGAGTAGTTTATTAGCATTGTCGGTAGCAATAAATGAAAAATGTGAAGTACTGATCATGGCATTTGAGAAAATGGCTAAAGCCGAGGGCGCAACAGAAGAGGAGATTGCTGAGACTTTTGCTTGTACTTCTTTATTGAACGTGAATAACGTCTTTTATCGTTTTCGCCACTATATGGGTAACGTTGATTATTATAATAATACTCCTGCGGGTATTAGAATGAGTACAATGATGAACCCTGTGTTAGGCAAGGAGTTTTTTGAATTGATGAGTTTAGCAGTGTCAGCATTAAATGGTTGTCAGCGTTGTGTTACTTCACACGAGCATTCGGTGAAAGAACATGGTGCAACGGAGCCAAGAATTTATGATGCTATTCGTTTGGCAAGTGTTATTAAAAGCTTGACCGTATTAATGTGA
- a CDS encoding peroxiredoxin, translating into MSNCVSVGSQFPEFNKKSVVSIEKGKEFQNISNADINGKWAVMFWWPKDFTFVCPTEIAEFNNKFEDFEDRDTVLLGASTDSEFVHLAWRHDHDDLRGLKFPMIADTSKSLAEDLGILEAGEKIAYRATFIIDPEGIIRWVNVNDLAVGRNVDEVLRVLDALQTDELCPCNWNKGEETLTQQLQTA; encoded by the coding sequence ATGAGTAACTGTGTATCAGTAGGAAGTCAGTTTCCTGAGTTTAACAAAAAATCTGTAGTCTCAATTGAGAAGGGTAAAGAATTTCAGAATATCAGTAATGCTGATATCAACGGTAAGTGGGCAGTAATGTTTTGGTGGCCGAAAGATTTTACATTTGTTTGTCCTACTGAGATTGCTGAATTCAATAATAAGTTTGAAGATTTTGAAGATCGTGATACTGTATTGTTAGGAGCATCTACAGATAGTGAGTTTGTACACCTTGCTTGGCGCCACGACCATGATGATCTTCGTGGTCTTAAATTCCCAATGATTGCTGATACTTCTAAGAGCCTTGCTGAAGATCTTGGTATTTTGGAAGCAGGAGAGAAAATTGCTTACCGCGCTACGTTTATCATCGATCCAGAAGGTATTATCCGTTGGGTAAACGTTAATGACCTTGCTGTAGGTCGTAACGTTGATGAGGTTTTAAGAGTGCTAGATGCTTTGCAAACAGATGAGCTTTGCCCATGTAACTGGAATAAAGGTGAAGAAACATTAACACAGCAACTACAAACTGCATAA